CTGTTGCTAACAACCATGTCTGTACAGGGCCTTTACAAGCTGTGCAGAGACCTGCCCCTCCATCTGCCGGTTGCTCTCAAAGCGTTCATTACCAAAGTCCTATCAACCAGCATTAGCAGGAGCAAAGCAAAAGCACCTTCATGCTGTCCTATAGATGAACACAGAGGAAAGACAAGGAGCTCACAGCATCTTTCCAGCCCACCTGAACCCCTTTGGTACACCAGCCCCGGTACTCCCAGTGCAGAGCCAGCCGTGGTGtttgccctgctcagcatcCTTTGGGAAGTGCTCAGCATCCTTTGAGAAGTGCTCAGcacactgcagagcacagcctggTCCCTTTGCCAGCTGTTGTGTTAAGGAAACCTGTTAAAGTCATGGTCTGTCACAGGGAATAAATGTCTGTCTGGTAGCACAAGCCTATGTCTGCCTCCTGTAACATCCTTCATGGGTCATGTCCAGGCAGGGGGTCTGTAgcttctccctgcctgcccgAGGAGCCGGTGGGATTTACTGCCTGTGGATGCGAAGCCACAGCCTCCGCTTCATACCTGGGGAGAGATGGTGCCAGTCAGCTCCAGGACCCGCTCCCAgctccccatcctgctcctgGGCTGTCCCAGGGCCTGACACCCCTCGTGGTCCCCCGGCAGGATGCTTACGGTGGAAGCGATGGGCAATGGAGACCAGGCTCAGCAGGAGGACCAGGACAGTGGTGGCCAGTGGGACCCAGACCAGGGGACTGCAGGCacctggagggaaggagaggactcAGCACCATCAGCTCTGAGGGATGGAGCATGaggtgggaaggggaggaaagcaAGGCAGGTCCTTGGAGGAGGGGTTGGGGACACGACCATCACCCTGGGGTATCCCTTGGAGGATGCACTACACCCGAGGGCACTGCAGGGAACTCAGAGATGAGTCATGGTACCTAAACTGAAACGCATCCAGGCCCCTAAACCCTTGCATATCCCAGGGGAGCACTCCTAAAGGCAGAGGTCAGCTCCGTCCAGAGTGATGGGTTTAGACAGATCCAGGTGCCCACCCCTACAGGGTAACACTGTGgctgcccccccacccaggaCAAACTGCATCCGAACCCTGGGGACCTCGGGAGCTCAGCACACCCCTTTTGCACTGAGCAGACCCAGCGTCATTCATACCTTTCCTGATGGGAGCTTTGCTTTTGGTCACGCACCGCAGGGCCTTTGTGGGGAGTGGGACCTGAGTGGTCTTTGAAGGCAGAGGAAAAGCATCAACTGGTGGGTAAGGAGGAGAAGAGGACGGTCAGTGTGGCACTGGGTGCGGTGGGGATCAGGCCAGAGGGGCTGCAGCTCAGGGCTTTTAAACCTAGCCCCATCCAGCGACCCCTGCAAAGGGCTGGAGGGGCCAGGAGCTCGACCTGAACCTCTCAGTGGCCACAGAAGTTACCAAGAGCTTGTGAAAGCATCAATGAAACGATGTACCGGGCAAGGAGGGGCAGCAGGCTGAGGCAGAGGAAAAGCTTACACTGAGCTCCATCCACCAGGCACCATCTCATCAGAGCTGCACAAACCCCTGGGCAGCAGATTTCAGAGGCACTGCGGGGTTTTGAGGGATCCCTGggtcttttcttctccagatcGCCCTAATCTTAGCTCCAAGTTGgattatttgtttctttcctgataAAACGAGGGCAGGATTTCTTATGGTGCCTCTGAATTGCGATGGGGCACATTCACCTCTTTGTAAAGGTGGTCAGGAAAACACCCAGGAATCCTACATTAAAATACCTCgataaaattacattaaaatggcattaaacCTGACTGCTCAAACTGCCCAATTTGCAGTGACTCAAACCTAATTTGTTCTGGTTTAGGGTTAAAATTCCTATGGGAAGCACTGCTCTTTTACATAGAAAGATGAGGCTTCGAGTGCCTGGGGTTTATCTGGACAACTTTTCCCTTACATTATAACAGCCTTCAACAAAAGGAACTTACAAACAACCTGTTTTATCACGAGGactaaaaggaggaaaagcaaagcccGATCCTCCCAGAGCACCTGCTGCTCTTTGGGTTCTAATTAGAGCGTCCTTGATGGTGCTGAGTTTCAGCCCTGTCTTTCgtgctctgctctgcacagatATGGGCTCGGCTGATGAAAACCAGTTCTCCTTTATCTGAAAACGGCTTTTCTTTGATCCAGCAAGGATCCAGAAGGGGCTTCTCAGCCAGCTCGAGGTGCAGGGTCTGTTTGCAgcaaaaacaacccagaaagtCTGGGACTCTGGGGCTGCATCTTGCTTAAATAAGTGATTTGTCTCCCTAAAAGCCTGCAAAGAAAGGGCTGAATTCTGCTTCAAACACATTggtttttatgcattttatacTCCTGCTCTGTGGtcaaggggaaaatgggctGAATAGAGCTGCATCCTGACCCAGGGTCTGTCAAGCATCACTATCCCCACCCATGCCACCTGTAGACAGCTCTGATTTAGTCAGAGCTCCCCAGTAACAGTGGCTTGGAGGAATAAATCCCATCTCAATGCTTTATGTGAAGGACAAGTTTGAAACCTGCAGCCAGAGCCACCCGGAGATGCGAGGGATGATGTCCTCAGGCCTTCATGTTGCTGTTGTAACTTGGATGGGTAGGGAAGAAACAGGGCACACATCAAACCTCTCATCTGAAGTACCACAGGGGATGAAGAAAGCACAGGGTATCAGGGGAGGAGGGTCTTCCCATAGGAATCCTAAAACCCTGGGACGAACACAGTGCTCTAAGCATGACCACAGCAGAGCAACTGCTGGTGGCAAAAGGACTATTACACGCAGCTGACCTAAAATGTAGCTACTTTTATATGTGGTTTTGGCCTTATCCAGTCTCATAGGTCTCTTCAAACCCCAGAGCCCCATCCTTGCACCTCAAGATTGGGAAGGGTCCACTGCCACACATCACCCCTTGCCCTTGCTCATCACAGTGGTACAGTTTGGAACCCCAGGGGTGATGCTTACCCACACTGAGCCGTGTCCCAGTgcccaggaggagctgggaggaCTGGGAGATGGAGCAGTAATAGATGCCATTGTCCGAGGCATGGAGGTGGCTGATGCGCAGGCTGTAGGAGGTGCGGGTACTTGCTCCATGGGCACTGAACTTCTCCTGGCTCACGTTTGTGCCGTAGGTGGCTTTGCCCATCGGGCTGGAAAACATCAAGAACTCAAAGCTTTGCCTCTCCTGGCTCCAGCGGTACCAGTACACCCCAGCATGCTCCCTC
The sequence above is a segment of the Lathamus discolor isolate bLatDis1 chromosome 1, bLatDis1.hap1, whole genome shotgun sequence genome. Coding sequences within it:
- the CD8B gene encoding T-cell surface glycoprotein CD8 beta chain, with protein sequence MAQNPSIAGSTTMAWLRLHLCICLQIPGFCANLLLTQTPKHITAQAGNETQLLCELQREHAGVYWYRWSQERQSFEFLMFSSPMGKATYGTNVSQEKFSAHGASTRTSYSLRISHLHASDNGIYYCSISQSSQLLLGTGTRLSVVDAFPLPSKTTQVPLPTKALRCVTKSKAPIRKGACSPLVWVPLATTVLVLLLSLVSIAHRFHRMKRRLWLRIHRQ